A DNA window from Penaeus vannamei isolate JL-2024 chromosome 5, ASM4276789v1, whole genome shotgun sequence contains the following coding sequences:
- the LOC113800323 gene encoding tectonic-2 isoform X1: protein MTFSFYVLLCVTLLCQAQAEYLPINWTEAGIIGFGSESHYEDPAVTPLAPCPCDYTSNHCDITCCCDTDCSTSQLSAFSCLEGLQGGQRTDKNIDNNCKYQGPYSPEWHDLLCYITENNPYLGLFFPNFPSIQNYQKYLDKVPVPQYSYEDTDIHLQQEDSQLYYIFGTGIEVAIHLEDKMSIGFLTLPHPVLNGVCIDHVPVHFLQDVSHDCSLLLTPEVCTTEQYLSSQYYLRNSDSLNSEPYTIIGNLTGQQVVNAEVSYECVQDVSKFIKVEGLKTFPEQLWKSDRIPFSECDHQKVPFYNKTSQMCENVVLHVEYHMKWKGASIQEVQANIVIGNVPVSLEKVSKIYGRESMKVKPVEVNSNVPMEQTPIRRKSFTMSATSRLYLIQHFDVKFYHVGYYNGSNDTLVNITSNLGNDSSEDAQNLFSSPSITERSGNPGYQHGRPILAGYNVYNNSDDANTSSNSLLFVDINDEAGLYIFSPGGECFEEKSNRIVFGVDMMSACHFSWNASISCSDLRERITTALYSLVKGDVVSKFGWPNITLENEFLPVVWDTQEPELKPGTSACPIISSMEYEIVHQDTVDTDKSRISVHQLLGCYIRFYRQEVMLHPNMPSGSVYLSTSVKFFKSKKPSGLSRFWEVMDDRWCSGGICWHEILQPWSHREYGEGEGALGQMYTTYFIDLITNSIMMVVILIPVVILVIQHNYKIRL, encoded by the exons ATGACGTTTTCGTTTTATGTCCTGCTTTGTGTGACTTTGCTTTGTCAGG CACAAGCAGAATATTTGCCAATAAACTGGACAGAGGCGGGTATTATAGGCTTTGGAAGTGAAAGCCATTATGAAGACCCTGCTGTGACACCTCTTGCTCCTTGCCCTTGTGATTATACTAGCAATCATTGTGATATTACATGTTGTTGTGATACG GATTGTTCAACATCTCAATTATCAGCATTTTCCTGCCTTGAAGGACTCCAGGGAGGCCAAAGAACAGACAAAAACATTGACAATAATTGCAAATATCAAGGACCATATTCACCAGAGTGGCATGATTTACTGTGTTATATTACTGAAAATAATCCATATCTTGGTCTCTTTTTCCCAAATTTCCCTTCAATCCAGAATTACCAAAAATATTTAGATAAAGTGCCAGTCCCACAGTACAGTTATGAAGATACAGACATACACTTGCAGCAAGAAGATTCTCAGCTGTATTATATATTTGGTACTGGTATTGAGGTAGCTATACATTTGGAAGATAAGATGAGTATTGGATTTTTAACACTTCCACACCCAGTGCTAAATGGAGTGTGCATTGATCATGTTCCTGTCCATTTTCTACAAGATGTCAGTCATGATTGCTCCTTATTGCTGACACCTGAAGTTTGCACAACAGAGCAGTATTTAAGCTCTCAGTACTACCTTCGTAACTCTGATTCTTTAAATTCAGAGCCATACACAATTATTGGGAACCTAACTGGCCAGCAGGTTGTTAATGCTGAAGTATCTTATGAATGTGTTCAGGATGTCAGTAAATTTATCAAGGTTGAGGGACTGAAAACTTTTCCAGAGCAATTATGGAAATCAGATAGGATTCCTTTTAGTGAGTGTGATCATCAAAAAGTTCCATTTTATAATAAGACATCTCAGATGTGTGAAAATGTTGTACTACATGTTGAATATCACATGAAATGGAAAGGTGCATCAATACAGGAAGTACAAGCAAATATTGTTATTGGTAATGTGCCTGTATCACTTGAAAAAGTCAGTAAGATATATGGACGAGAAAGCATGAAAGTAAAGCCAGTGGAAGTCAATAGTAATGTACCTATGGAACAGACTCCCATTAGAAGAAAATCATTCACCATGTCTGCAACTTCAAGATTATACTTGATACAGCACTTTGATGTCAAGTTTTATCATGTAGGATATTATAATGGCAGCAATGACACCCTGGTGAATATAACAAGCAACTTAGGGAATGATTCTTCAGAAGATGCACAAAACTTGTTTTCATCACCAAGCATTACTGAACGATCAGGCAACCCAGGGTACCAGCATGGAAGGCCTATCTTAGCAGGATATAATGT GTACAATAACTCTGATGACGCAAATACATCCTCCAATTCGCTGTTGTTTGTAGACATAAATGATGAAGCTGGTCTATACATCTTCAGTCCAG GTGGCGAATGTTTTGAGGAAAAGAGTAATCGCATTGTCTTTGGTGTAGATATGATGTCTGCTTGCCATTTTTCTTGGAATGCCTCTATATCTTGCAGCGATCTTCG TGAGAGAATAACAACTGCCCTTTATTCACTGGTGAAGGGTGATGTTGTCAGCAAGTTTGGCTGGCCAAATATAACACTTGAAAATGAGTTTTTACCAGTTGTGTG GGATACCCAAGAACCTGAATTAAAACCAGGAACTAGTGCTTGTCCCATCATATCTTCCATGGAATACGAAATTGTTCACCAAGATACGGTTGATACTGATAAAAGCCGTATATCTGTGCACCAGCTCTTAGGATGTTACATTAG ATTCTACCGTCAGGAAGTGATGCTTCATCCAAATATGCCTAGTGGTTCAGTGTATCTAAGTACAAGTGTAAAGTTCTTCAAAAGTAAAAAACCTTCAGGGCTGTCCAG GTTCTGGGAAGTCATGGATGATCGATGGTGCAGCGGAGGAATATGCTGGCACGAAATACTTCAGCCCTGGTCCCATAGAGAGtatggtgaaggagaaggagcgcTTGGGCAGATGTATACAACTTATTTTATTGATTTGATCACTAATtctataatgatggtagtgattctCATACCTGTAGTTATTCTTGTTATCCAGCACAACTACAAAATAAGATTATAG
- the LOC113800323 gene encoding tectonic-2 isoform X2, producing the protein MNAQAEYLPINWTEAGIIGFGSESHYEDPAVTPLAPCPCDYTSNHCDITCCCDTDCSTSQLSAFSCLEGLQGGQRTDKNIDNNCKYQGPYSPEWHDLLCYITENNPYLGLFFPNFPSIQNYQKYLDKVPVPQYSYEDTDIHLQQEDSQLYYIFGTGIEVAIHLEDKMSIGFLTLPHPVLNGVCIDHVPVHFLQDVSHDCSLLLTPEVCTTEQYLSSQYYLRNSDSLNSEPYTIIGNLTGQQVVNAEVSYECVQDVSKFIKVEGLKTFPEQLWKSDRIPFSECDHQKVPFYNKTSQMCENVVLHVEYHMKWKGASIQEVQANIVIGNVPVSLEKVSKIYGRESMKVKPVEVNSNVPMEQTPIRRKSFTMSATSRLYLIQHFDVKFYHVGYYNGSNDTLVNITSNLGNDSSEDAQNLFSSPSITERSGNPGYQHGRPILAGYNVYNNSDDANTSSNSLLFVDINDEAGLYIFSPGGECFEEKSNRIVFGVDMMSACHFSWNASISCSDLRERITTALYSLVKGDVVSKFGWPNITLENEFLPVVWDTQEPELKPGTSACPIISSMEYEIVHQDTVDTDKSRISVHQLLGCYIRFYRQEVMLHPNMPSGSVYLSTSVKFFKSKKPSGLSRFWEVMDDRWCSGGICWHEILQPWSHREYGEGEGALGQMYTTYFIDLITNSIMMVVILIPVVILVIQHNYKIRL; encoded by the exons ATGAATG CACAAGCAGAATATTTGCCAATAAACTGGACAGAGGCGGGTATTATAGGCTTTGGAAGTGAAAGCCATTATGAAGACCCTGCTGTGACACCTCTTGCTCCTTGCCCTTGTGATTATACTAGCAATCATTGTGATATTACATGTTGTTGTGATACG GATTGTTCAACATCTCAATTATCAGCATTTTCCTGCCTTGAAGGACTCCAGGGAGGCCAAAGAACAGACAAAAACATTGACAATAATTGCAAATATCAAGGACCATATTCACCAGAGTGGCATGATTTACTGTGTTATATTACTGAAAATAATCCATATCTTGGTCTCTTTTTCCCAAATTTCCCTTCAATCCAGAATTACCAAAAATATTTAGATAAAGTGCCAGTCCCACAGTACAGTTATGAAGATACAGACATACACTTGCAGCAAGAAGATTCTCAGCTGTATTATATATTTGGTACTGGTATTGAGGTAGCTATACATTTGGAAGATAAGATGAGTATTGGATTTTTAACACTTCCACACCCAGTGCTAAATGGAGTGTGCATTGATCATGTTCCTGTCCATTTTCTACAAGATGTCAGTCATGATTGCTCCTTATTGCTGACACCTGAAGTTTGCACAACAGAGCAGTATTTAAGCTCTCAGTACTACCTTCGTAACTCTGATTCTTTAAATTCAGAGCCATACACAATTATTGGGAACCTAACTGGCCAGCAGGTTGTTAATGCTGAAGTATCTTATGAATGTGTTCAGGATGTCAGTAAATTTATCAAGGTTGAGGGACTGAAAACTTTTCCAGAGCAATTATGGAAATCAGATAGGATTCCTTTTAGTGAGTGTGATCATCAAAAAGTTCCATTTTATAATAAGACATCTCAGATGTGTGAAAATGTTGTACTACATGTTGAATATCACATGAAATGGAAAGGTGCATCAATACAGGAAGTACAAGCAAATATTGTTATTGGTAATGTGCCTGTATCACTTGAAAAAGTCAGTAAGATATATGGACGAGAAAGCATGAAAGTAAAGCCAGTGGAAGTCAATAGTAATGTACCTATGGAACAGACTCCCATTAGAAGAAAATCATTCACCATGTCTGCAACTTCAAGATTATACTTGATACAGCACTTTGATGTCAAGTTTTATCATGTAGGATATTATAATGGCAGCAATGACACCCTGGTGAATATAACAAGCAACTTAGGGAATGATTCTTCAGAAGATGCACAAAACTTGTTTTCATCACCAAGCATTACTGAACGATCAGGCAACCCAGGGTACCAGCATGGAAGGCCTATCTTAGCAGGATATAATGT GTACAATAACTCTGATGACGCAAATACATCCTCCAATTCGCTGTTGTTTGTAGACATAAATGATGAAGCTGGTCTATACATCTTCAGTCCAG GTGGCGAATGTTTTGAGGAAAAGAGTAATCGCATTGTCTTTGGTGTAGATATGATGTCTGCTTGCCATTTTTCTTGGAATGCCTCTATATCTTGCAGCGATCTTCG TGAGAGAATAACAACTGCCCTTTATTCACTGGTGAAGGGTGATGTTGTCAGCAAGTTTGGCTGGCCAAATATAACACTTGAAAATGAGTTTTTACCAGTTGTGTG GGATACCCAAGAACCTGAATTAAAACCAGGAACTAGTGCTTGTCCCATCATATCTTCCATGGAATACGAAATTGTTCACCAAGATACGGTTGATACTGATAAAAGCCGTATATCTGTGCACCAGCTCTTAGGATGTTACATTAG ATTCTACCGTCAGGAAGTGATGCTTCATCCAAATATGCCTAGTGGTTCAGTGTATCTAAGTACAAGTGTAAAGTTCTTCAAAAGTAAAAAACCTTCAGGGCTGTCCAG GTTCTGGGAAGTCATGGATGATCGATGGTGCAGCGGAGGAATATGCTGGCACGAAATACTTCAGCCCTGGTCCCATAGAGAGtatggtgaaggagaaggagcgcTTGGGCAGATGTATACAACTTATTTTATTGATTTGATCACTAATtctataatgatggtagtgattctCATACCTGTAGTTATTCTTGTTATCCAGCACAACTACAAAATAAGATTATAG
- the LOC113800443 gene encoding uncharacterized protein, whose amino-acid sequence MTAVAVVLFMLTIGITLGQESQSSQPDSTLPPIGPLEVRTILLQEDGVPTASSFARLNTSFPELFSFTVCYRIYLLRFREESTLMSYAVSENKDNELRMDHRLTGYKVSLHSRWAKTVLETPLNQWAHFCISFHHPTGEWKIYLDGEMTDKGAFPMTSESLVGSGAYIIGQEQDSFGGGFQRDQSFSGEITQLNFWSRVLDEGTIRKFASCAEEEAGDALAWDSQVWDVYGKVRWMVRQKDDICQQQKRSFTIFPDRFSLSEALHLCQVVGGIIAVPQTDEENAWLYNESKIHDAYCSGGQSSYLWLGANDEKVERQWVYWGTGEPIPWESKWRGDGPNGGTVENCLVLLSGTFPGRWSDIACLDTYSFCVPCEFETRTSIYLKGPAMCEGSPFNLQYMLGDSVGGRPALVGFLHTDIFWDQERGSWVMRSLKDSDAVATWTPIQEGMYPFGNQEWHLETEVCGIPSGGTVNLTLSVCGAGMFTCNDGRCISLKQRCDLRVDCADQSDESRCSIVDLPEGYHIAIPPPAAAGNQTLPIFFTVNIIAFPTIVTQDLTFVASMQLKLRWQDTRLNFLNLHDDRTLNLLSEEAVASVWTPRVFFRNARGNIFTNLERGSRVEGIRQGEARPGPPSRPEEVNIYPGYESSLEMSQLYSVTYSCDFELLMFPFDAQLCRLHFELVSASSSYMTLIPSGANYTGQNDLIEYTIGKVSIKMDEEGEFSSVSVYVRFQRRYVFYLLTLYIPSTLLIIIAYATFFFNPQDFNSRIVVALTSLLVLSSLYTQTSNSLPKTSYFKLVDIWLFFSIVMIFIVVLLQTLIDFSATFTRKNFLRVCCTGSSETDKSQNSARNNITKIVVSNNMSNDEQHSRAISNGWIQDESALPLRYRTPNVYPVNIPLMIKSRFLIPFIFSVFNMAYWGSALTYLHSIED is encoded by the exons ATGACAGCGGTCGCAGTCGTGCTCTTTATGCTGACGATCGGCATCACGCTTGGCCAGGAGTCACAGTCCAGTCAGCCAG ACTCGACATTGCCCCCCATCGGCCCTCTCGAGGTGAGAACAATTCTCCTACAGGAAGATGGAGTCCCCACGGCCTCTAGCTTCGCCCGACTCAACACATCCTTCCCGGAGCTCTTCTCCTTCACCGTCTGCTACAGGATATACCTCCTGCGTTTCCGCGAGGAGTCGACGCTCATGTCGTACGCGGTCTCGGAAAACAAGGACAATGAACTAAGAATGG ATCACCGACTGACGGGATATAAAGTGTCGCTGCACAGTCGGTGGGCGAAAACCGTACTGGAAACGCCCTTGAACCAGTGGGCCCATTTCTGCATTTCTTTCCACCATCCAACAGGCGAGTGGAAGATCTACCTCGACGGAGAAATGACGGACAAGGGGGCGTTCCCTATGACGTCGGAATCACTTGTGGGAAGCGGCGCGTATATCATCG GTCAGGAGCAGGATTCCTTCGGGGGAGGGTTTCAACGCGACCAGAGCTTCAGCGGCGAAATCACGCAGCTCAACTTCTGGTCTCGTGTTCTTGACGAGGGCACCAtcaggaag TTTGCCTCGtgcgcggaggaggaggcgggcgaCGCCCTTGCCTGGGACTCGCAGGTCTGGGACGTCTACGGCAAGGTCAGGTGGATGGTCAGGCAGAAGGACGACATCTGCCAGCAACAGAAGAGGTCCTTTACCATCTTCCCCGATCGATTCTCTCTCAGCGAAGCCTTACACTTGTGTCAG GTGGTTGGTGGGATCATCGCCGTGCCCCAGACGGACGAGGAGAACGCCTGGCTGTACAACGAGTCCAAGATCCACGACGCCTACTGTTCGGGCGGACAGTCCTCTTACTTATGGCTGGGCGCGAACGACGAGAAGGTAGAGAGGCAGTGGGTTTACTGGGGCACCGGGGAACCCATCCCCTGGGAGAGCAAGTGGCGGGGGGACGGCCCCAACGGAGGGACGGTGGAGAACTGCCTCGTCTTGCTCTCCGGTACCTTTCCCGGGCGCTGGTCGGACATCGCCTGTCTGGACACCTACTCCTTCTGCGTCCCCTGCGAGTTCGAGACGAGGACGTCGATATATCTGAAGGGCCCTGCCATGTGCGAGGGATCTCCGTTCAACCTGCAGTACATGCTCGGGGACTCCGTGGGAGGGCGGCCGGCTTTAGTGGGATTCCTTCACACTGACATCTTTTGGGACCAAGAACGAGGGTCTTGGGTCATGCGTTCCCTCAAG GACTCCGACGCCGTGGCCACGTGGACCCCGATCCAGGAGGGCATGTATCCCTTCGGCAATCAGGAGTGGCATCTGGAGACCGAGGTGTGCGGGATCCCGAGCGGCGGAACCGTCAACCTCACCCTCTCGGTGTGCGGCGCGGGGATGTTCACGTGCAACGACGGGAGGTGCATCAGCCTCAAGCAGCGGTGCGACCTGCGAGTGGACTGCGCGGACCAGAGCGACGAGTCTCGGTGCTCGATCGTGGACCTTCCCGAGGGCTACCACATCGCCATCCCGCCTCCAGCCGCGGCGGGGAACCAAACCCTGCCCATCTTCTTCACCGTCAACATCATCGCCTTCCCGACCATCGTGACGCAAGACCTCACCTTCGTCGCGTCCATGCAGCTGAAACTCCGATGGCAGGACACGAGGCTCAACTTCCTCAACCTGCACGATGACCGGACGCTGAACCTGCTCTCCGAAGAGGCCGTGGCGAGTGTCTGGACGCCCCGGGTGTTCTTCAGGAACGCCCGTGGCAATATTTTCACCAATCTGGAACGAGGGTCGCGCGTCGAAGGCATCCGCCAGGGAGAGGCCAGACCAGGCCCCCCCAGCAGGCCCGAGGAAG TGAACATCTATCCTGGGTATGAAAGCAGTCTGGAGATGAGTCAGTTATACAGCGTAACTTACTCCTGTGACTTCGAACTGCTCATGTTCCCATTTGATGCTCAG CTGTGCCGTCTTCACTTCGAGTTGGTGTCGGCTTCCTCGTCTTACATGACCCTCATCCCGTCAGGGGCCAACTACACGGGTCAAAATGATCTCATTGAGTATACCATAG GGAAAGTGTCTATCAAAATGGATGAAGAAGGCGAGTTCTCGTcagtaagtgtgtatgtgaggtTTCAGCGTCGCTATGTCTTCTACCTACTCACTCTCTATATACCGTCAACATTACTTATAATCATTGCCTATGCAACCTTCTTCTTCAATCCCCAAGACTTCAATTCTCGCATTGTAGTGGCTCTCACATCACTGCTAGTGCTGTCATCTCTTTACACACAG ACTTCCAATTCCCTGCCAAAGACGTCTTACTTCAAGCTAGTGGACATATGGCTATTCTTCTCCATAGTGATGATCTTTATTGTCGTACTGCTTCAGACATTAATTGACTTCTCTGCTACATTTACAAGAAAGAACTTCTTG AGAGTTTGCTGCACTGGATCTTCAGAAACGGATAAATCCCAAAATAGTGCAAGAAATAACATTACCAAGATTGTAGTATCAAATAACATGAGCAATGATGAACAGCACTCCAGAGCAATCAGTAACGGGTGGATACAGGATGAGTCGGCTTTGCCACTGAGATACAGAACTCCAAATGTTTATCCCGTCAATATACCTCTTATGATCAAGAGTAGATTCCTGATACCATTCATATTTTCCGTATTTAACATGGCTTATTGGGGTTCAGCACTAAC ATACCTGCACAGTATTGAAGACTAA